The Candidatus Delongbacteria bacterium genome has a segment encoding these proteins:
- a CDS encoding DUF485 domain-containing protein → MLHKPAAPTGKDPSSAFKARLGVWMFAVYALIYVGFVAINIADPLAMEHTVFAGLNLAVVYGMGLILVALVLALVYDRVCSVRERLLASKEGRN, encoded by the coding sequence ATGCTGCACAAACCGGCTGCCCCCACGGGCAAGGATCCAAGCTCCGCCTTCAAGGCCCGCCTGGGCGTCTGGATGTTCGCCGTCTACGCCCTGATCTACGTCGGGTTCGTGGCCATCAACATCGCCGACCCCCTGGCCATGGAGCACACGGTCTTCGCCGGGCTCAACCTGGCGGTGGTCTACGGCATGGGTCTGATCCTGGTGGCCCTGGTGCTGGCGCTGGTCTACGACCGGGTCTGCTCCGTGCGCGAGCGGCTGCTGGCGTCCAAAGAGGGGAGGAACTGA
- a CDS encoding cation acetate symporter, translated as MAITVFLVFVASVLGLSFWLARRTTSASAYYAAGGTIHWSVNGIAFAGDYLSAASFLGICGMIATAGYDGFLYSIGYLAGWIVALFIVAEPMKRLGKYTFTDALDAKFDSRGIKLAAAISTLIVSIFYLIPQMVGAGVLVEPLLGIPHAWGVIMVGAIVITIVATAGMTSTTYVQFIKGALLVVFSLALVIAVLVRGFNPAPDQGGKVPFVEPAVLQATLAGDGVLPLDSTYAVLESAVVKKARFVRLAGPAGEGWWHVEEGDGAAVTLTQAQWEAKGADGTHVINGAPASPENKLRQVGNLVRVAGRTGGAALTGPVGPLEYLSLMSDKETVVRRWKDVSFTAEDGAKVKVIYPQETPGNRVMRPGLKFKVEGTPLERLDFISLMLALFFGTAALPHILIRYYTVPSPTSARKSTIVAIAAIGAFYVLTLYMGLGAMTSGVVNPLDNNMSAPLLARSFGELLFAVISAIAFSTVLGTVSGLIIAASGAVAHDLMDRYAGRNMNETQKVHAGKVAAFAVGLLAIMLGILFKGMNVSFLVGLAFAVAASANLPAILMMLFWKRTTAKGITAGITVGIVSSVGLILFSPSLYEKYGLDPATAPFPLDNPGVISIPLSFLALIVVSLLTTRTTTGVEH; from the coding sequence ATGGCGATCACGGTCTTCCTCGTCTTCGTGGCCAGCGTGCTGGGGCTCTCGTTCTGGCTCGCCCGTCGCACGACCTCGGCCAGCGCCTACTACGCGGCCGGCGGCACCATCCACTGGTCGGTGAACGGCATCGCTTTCGCCGGCGACTACTTAAGCGCCGCGTCCTTCCTGGGCATCTGCGGCATGATCGCCACCGCCGGCTACGACGGCTTCCTCTATTCCATCGGCTACCTGGCCGGCTGGATCGTGGCGCTGTTCATCGTGGCCGAGCCCATGAAGCGGCTGGGCAAGTACACGTTCACCGACGCGCTGGACGCCAAGTTCGACTCCCGCGGGATCAAACTGGCCGCGGCCATCAGCACGCTGATCGTCTCGATCTTCTACCTGATCCCGCAGATGGTGGGCGCCGGCGTGCTGGTGGAGCCCCTGCTGGGCATCCCCCACGCCTGGGGCGTGATCATGGTCGGTGCCATCGTGATCACCATCGTGGCCACCGCCGGCATGACCTCCACCACCTACGTGCAGTTCATCAAGGGCGCCCTGCTGGTGGTCTTCTCCCTGGCGCTGGTGATCGCCGTGCTGGTGCGCGGATTCAACCCGGCCCCCGACCAGGGCGGCAAGGTGCCCTTCGTGGAGCCCGCCGTGCTGCAGGCCACGCTGGCCGGTGACGGCGTGCTGCCCCTGGACAGCACCTACGCCGTGCTGGAGAGCGCCGTGGTGAAGAAGGCGCGCTTCGTGCGCCTTGCCGGCCCCGCCGGCGAAGGCTGGTGGCACGTGGAGGAGGGCGACGGTGCCGCTGTGACGCTGACCCAGGCCCAGTGGGAGGCCAAGGGCGCCGACGGCACGCACGTGATCAACGGCGCGCCCGCCTCGCCGGAGAACAAACTGCGCCAGGTGGGCAATCTGGTCCGCGTGGCCGGCCGCACGGGCGGGGCGGCGCTGACCGGCCCGGTGGGTCCCCTCGAGTATCTCTCGCTGATGTCGGACAAGGAGACCGTGGTGCGCCGCTGGAAGGATGTCTCCTTCACGGCGGAGGACGGCGCCAAGGTCAAGGTGATCTACCCCCAGGAGACTCCGGGCAACCGCGTGATGCGACCCGGCCTCAAGTTCAAGGTGGAAGGCACTCCGCTGGAGAGGCTGGACTTCATCTCGCTGATGCTGGCCCTCTTCTTCGGCACCGCCGCGCTGCCCCACATCCTCATTCGCTACTACACGGTTCCCAGCCCCACCTCGGCGCGCAAGTCCACCATCGTGGCCATCGCGGCCATCGGCGCCTTCTACGTGCTGACGCTCTACATGGGCCTGGGCGCCATGACCAGCGGCGTGGTGAATCCGCTGGACAACAACATGTCGGCGCCGCTCCTGGCGCGCTCCTTCGGCGAACTGCTCTTCGCGGTCATCTCGGCCATCGCCTTCTCCACCGTGCTGGGCACCGTGAGCGGGCTGATCATCGCCGCCTCGGGCGCCGTGGCCCACGACCTGATGGACCGCTACGCGGGCCGCAACATGAACGAGACGCAGAAGGTCCACGCCGGCAAAGTGGCCGCCTTCGCCGTGGGACTCTTGGCCATCATGCTGGGCATCCTGTTCAAAGGCATGAACGTCTCCTTCCTGGTGGGTCTGGCCTTCGCCGTGGCGGCCAGCGCCAACCTGCCGGCCATCCTGATGATGCTGTTCTGGAAACGCACCACGGCCAAGGGGATCACCGCGGGCATCACGGTGGGCATCGTAAGCTCGGTGGGCCTGATCCTCTTCTCCCCCAGCCTGTACGAGAAGTACGGACTGGACCCGGCCACCGCCCCCTTCCCGCTGGACAACCCCGGCGTGATCTCCATCCCGCTGAGTTTCCTGGCCCTGATCGTGGTCTCGCTGCTGACCACGCGCACCACGACGGGGGTGGAACACTAG
- a CDS encoding DUF294 nucleotidyltransferase-like domain-containing protein produces MSPARAWRIDLHCHSSFSDGVLSPEQLAEELAEAGVRYAALTDHNTVAGLERFRGALEPRGIHVVSGAEIDALTPAGTLHVLAYRFDERNPALLQALDSNRHPHVAQVAGALRGGRQPGAVALGPGQGALPLETVCRLVREAGGLTFAAHPLAGLAGLEELAARLPDWKACGLDGLEAHYLSYDEATRAELAGLAAQHDLLVSGGSDYHGPGSGLGAPAPGLELPEEAWLPLARVLGWAGRDFLRVGRGRKSPDGERNWRGFLLHIGLPAALAGVLFLLAIFGVFIPMMEAQLLERKKETIRELTRTAASILQEYADEAATGHLEPGRARREAAGRIERLRYGPEGKDYFWITDLRPVMIMHPWRTDLNGCDVSDFRDPHGRRVFVEFVEAVRERDAGYVEYDWQWKDNPGQIVPKLSYVQAFRPWGWVIGTGIYTQDVQAEMARVRGRLVWITLLIAALVGLLMLYVMRQSLALETRRARAERELKSSREKYRSLAEAGSEGTLMVLDGDCAYANRPMEQLCGAGVGELAGRHVRDLFADDRPADRRALEWLEALLQGGAVPPGGEARLKRPDGGHAEVLLSASPIAFEGRRGFILVARDIGRHKELAAALRRSRGHYRKLTRSIRMGVFRSAWQDGALLLEANPAMRRLLGLEPEAAVDGVDWLEHVAEEPVRRELVERLEREESAEWPRLALRRADGSRAEVRLFAVLVREEGRTVCDGVLEDLSEQVREEARREELIGQLQSSLFYLQEPVTPAVRPVPALTPGRSIAEAAQRMSLAESSALVVVTEQGEPIGLVTDRDFRARVTAGRLEASRPVREIMSAPLATISVHALVYEAILQMQNRHIGHLVALDDAGRLAGVLRDRNLVHFRHYSAVILTHSLSQAADAAELAEAVGRLPRLVQALLVSGTRMRAINRLISSVADGALQRLLALAVEQMGPPPARFVFLAMGSEGRQEQTLLTDQDNGLLYEDPPADEREACAAYFLELGRRVCAGLATAGYRECTGGVMASQPRWNQSAADWRARFSRWIREAGPQELLDLNIAFDFRAVGGDPALAHELRRFVLDEIRQHPPFLLHLAQNTLLGKPALGLRGNLLLAATTPAGVRALDLKEALLPVVNTGRLYALKHGLEETHTLDRLARLHELGGLSQESHSQLAQDYEEILRLRLSRQTAAVLEGRDPSNLITPQEWSAPEEALLKRFFTLLGNLRKKTSYDFLGMA; encoded by the coding sequence ATGAGTCCGGCACGCGCCTGGCGCATCGACCTGCACTGCCACAGCTCCTTCAGCGACGGCGTGCTCTCGCCCGAGCAGCTGGCGGAGGAGCTGGCGGAGGCCGGCGTGCGCTACGCGGCCCTCACCGACCACAACACCGTCGCCGGCCTGGAGCGCTTCCGCGGCGCCCTGGAGCCCCGCGGCATCCACGTGGTCAGCGGCGCGGAGATCGACGCCCTGACCCCCGCCGGCACCCTGCACGTGCTGGCCTACCGCTTCGACGAGCGCAACCCGGCCCTGCTGCAGGCGCTGGACTCCAACCGGCATCCGCACGTGGCCCAGGTGGCCGGCGCGCTGCGCGGCGGCCGGCAGCCGGGCGCCGTCGCCCTGGGACCTGGTCAGGGTGCGCTGCCCCTGGAGACCGTCTGCAGGCTGGTGCGCGAGGCCGGCGGGCTGACCTTCGCCGCCCACCCGCTGGCCGGGCTGGCCGGACTCGAGGAGCTGGCGGCCCGCCTGCCCGACTGGAAGGCCTGCGGCCTGGACGGGCTGGAGGCCCACTACCTCAGTTACGACGAGGCGACCCGCGCGGAGCTGGCCGGGCTGGCCGCGCAGCACGATCTGCTGGTGAGCGGCGGCAGCGATTATCACGGTCCGGGCAGCGGCCTGGGCGCCCCCGCCCCGGGCCTGGAGCTGCCCGAGGAAGCCTGGCTGCCCCTGGCGCGCGTGCTGGGCTGGGCGGGCCGCGATTTCCTGCGCGTGGGCCGGGGCCGGAAATCCCCGGACGGCGAGCGCAACTGGCGCGGCTTCCTGCTCCACATCGGGCTGCCCGCGGCGCTGGCCGGCGTGCTCTTCCTCTTGGCCATCTTCGGCGTCTTCATCCCCATGATGGAGGCCCAGCTGCTGGAGCGGAAGAAGGAGACCATCCGCGAGCTGACGCGCACGGCGGCCAGCATCCTGCAGGAGTACGCGGACGAGGCCGCCACGGGGCACCTGGAGCCGGGGCGCGCCCGCCGGGAGGCCGCCGGCCGCATCGAGCGGCTGCGCTACGGGCCGGAGGGCAAGGACTACTTCTGGATCACCGACCTGCGTCCCGTGATGATCATGCACCCCTGGCGCACGGACCTGAACGGCTGCGACGTCTCGGACTTCCGCGACCCCCACGGCCGGCGTGTGTTCGTGGAGTTCGTGGAGGCCGTGCGCGAGCGCGACGCCGGCTACGTGGAATACGACTGGCAGTGGAAGGACAACCCCGGTCAGATCGTCCCCAAGCTCTCCTACGTGCAGGCCTTCCGGCCCTGGGGCTGGGTGATCGGCACGGGCATCTACACCCAGGACGTGCAGGCCGAGATGGCCCGGGTCCGCGGCCGGCTGGTCTGGATCACGCTGCTCATCGCCGCCCTGGTGGGCCTGCTGATGCTCTACGTGATGCGCCAAAGCCTGGCCCTGGAGACCCGCCGGGCCCGGGCTGAGCGCGAGCTCAAGAGCAGCCGCGAGAAGTACCGCTCCCTGGCGGAGGCCGGCAGCGAAGGCACGCTGATGGTGCTGGACGGGGACTGCGCCTATGCCAACCGGCCCATGGAACAGCTCTGCGGAGCGGGCGTGGGCGAACTGGCCGGCCGGCACGTGCGCGATCTGTTCGCCGACGACCGCCCGGCCGACCGGCGCGCCCTGGAGTGGCTGGAAGCGCTGTTGCAGGGCGGCGCCGTCCCCCCGGGCGGCGAGGCGCGGCTGAAGCGACCGGACGGCGGACACGCCGAGGTCCTGCTCTCCGCCTCGCCCATCGCCTTCGAGGGCCGGCGCGGATTCATCCTGGTGGCCCGGGACATCGGCCGCCACAAGGAATTGGCCGCCGCGCTGCGCCGCAGCCGCGGGCACTACCGCAAGCTCACTCGCTCCATCCGGATGGGCGTTTTCCGCAGCGCCTGGCAGGACGGCGCGCTCCTGCTGGAGGCCAACCCGGCCATGCGCCGCCTGCTGGGCCTGGAACCCGAGGCCGCCGTGGACGGCGTGGACTGGCTGGAACACGTGGCCGAGGAGCCGGTCCGGCGCGAGCTGGTGGAGCGCCTGGAGCGCGAGGAGAGCGCCGAGTGGCCGCGGCTGGCCCTGCGCCGCGCCGACGGCTCGCGCGCCGAGGTGCGGCTCTTCGCCGTGCTGGTGCGCGAGGAGGGCCGGACGGTCTGCGACGGCGTGCTCGAGGATCTGAGCGAGCAGGTGCGCGAGGAAGCCCGGCGCGAAGAGCTCATCGGCCAGCTGCAGAGTTCGCTCTTCTACCTGCAGGAGCCGGTCACGCCCGCCGTGCGGCCCGTGCCTGCGCTCACGCCGGGGCGCTCCATCGCCGAGGCCGCCCAGCGCATGAGTCTGGCGGAGTCCAGCGCCCTGGTGGTGGTGACGGAGCAGGGCGAGCCCATCGGGCTGGTGACGGACCGCGACTTCCGCGCCCGGGTCACCGCTGGACGACTGGAGGCCTCGCGGCCCGTGCGCGAGATCATGAGCGCGCCGCTGGCCACCATCTCCGTCCACGCCCTGGTCTACGAGGCCATCCTGCAGATGCAGAACCGGCACATCGGCCACCTGGTGGCCTTGGACGACGCGGGCCGGCTGGCGGGCGTGCTGCGCGACCGCAACCTGGTGCACTTCCGCCACTACAGCGCCGTGATCCTGACCCACTCGCTGAGCCAGGCCGCCGACGCCGCGGAGCTGGCCGAGGCCGTGGGCCGCCTGCCCCGGCTGGTCCAGGCCCTGCTGGTCTCGGGCACGCGCATGCGGGCCATCAACCGCCTGATCAGCAGCGTGGCGGACGGCGCGCTCCAGCGCCTGCTGGCCCTGGCAGTGGAGCAGATGGGCCCGCCGCCGGCGCGCTTCGTCTTCCTGGCCATGGGCAGCGAGGGCCGCCAGGAGCAGACGCTGCTCACCGACCAGGACAACGGCCTGCTCTACGAGGATCCGCCCGCCGACGAACGCGAGGCCTGCGCCGCCTACTTCCTGGAGCTGGGCCGCCGGGTCTGCGCCGGACTGGCCACGGCCGGCTACCGCGAGTGCACGGGTGGCGTGATGGCCTCCCAGCCGCGCTGGAACCAGTCCGCCGCGGACTGGCGCGCGCGCTTCTCGCGCTGGATCCGCGAGGCCGGCCCCCAGGAGCTGCTCGACTTGAACATCGCCTTCGATTTCCGTGCCGTGGGCGGCGATCCCGCCCTGGCCCACGAACTGCGCCGTTTCGTGCTGGACGAGATCCGCCAGCATCCGCCCTTCCTGCTGCACCTGGCCCAGAACACGCTGCTGGGCAAGCCGGCGCTGGGATTGCGCGGCAACCTGCTGCTCGCCGCCACCACGCCGGCAGGGGTCCGGGCCCTGGACCTGAAGGAGGCCCTGCTGCCCGTGGTCAACACGGGGCGCCTCTACGCGCTCAAGCACGGCCTCGAGGAGACCCACACGCTGGACCGGCTGGCCCGGCTGCACGAGCTGGGCGGCCTGAGCCAGGAGAGCCACTCGCAATTGGCGCAGGACTACGAGGAGATCCTGCGGCTGCGCCTCTCCCGGCAGACGGCGGCCGTGCTGGAGGGCCGGGATCCATCGAACCTGATCACACCCCAGGAGTGGAGCGCGCCCGAGGAGGCCCTGCTCAAGCGCTTCTTCACGCTGCTGGGGAACCTGCGCAAGAAGACCAGTTACGATTTCCTGGGGATGGCGTGA